GGTGATAGTAGGCGTTTTTATGGTGTTTTCTCACCTGTTCGACCACTTGCTGCCCGGTGACGTGATTGATATTCACTTCCCCGGCACTATAAATATCCGTTAAGACTACCACATCGGCGGAACTGAAAGCGGCTCCGAATTCCTCTAAAAAGGCAGTGGTGCGACTGTAGCGATGGGGTTGGAAAATAGCGATCGAACGTTGGTACTGTTTGCCTTCTACCTTCAATTTTGCCGCCGCTAACGTGGCCAACAATTCGCTAGGATGGTGGGCATAATCATCGATAAAAGTAATGCCGTTTGCCTCTCCCTTGTGTTCAAAACGGCGTTTTGCCCCAGCAAAAGTAGCGATCGCATCGGCAATAACGGCAAATTCTAAACCGAGATAACGTCCGATGGCCACCACTGCCAAGGCATTACTAATATTATGTTGCCCGGGGATTTTCACTTCCATTTGTCCCAGATAACTGCCTTTTTCCCAGACGGAAGCTTTCATCATTCCCTGTTCATAGATAATCTCGCTGACGGTGTAATCGGCACCTTTTTCGGGATCGAGACTATAACTGATTGTCGGACGGAAATGCTCGGCGATCGTGTCACAATCTAAACAAGCGACTAAAATCTGGCACTGATTGGCGAATTCACGGAAAGTATCGATAACTTCGCTTAAATTCTGGTAATGATCGGGGTGATCTAGCTCAATATTAGTGATTACGCCGATTTTCGGGGCGTGCTTGGTTAGGGAACCATCGGACTCATCGGCCTCAGCCACCAAAAAACGACCTTGACCAAGACGAGCGTTACCTTCCCAAGCGTCCACCTCACCACCGACAATGATCGTGGGGTCTAATCCCGCTTCCAGGAGAACGTAACCGATTAGGCTGCTAGTGGTGGTTTTGCCGTGGGTGCCAGCGACGGCGATACTGTCGTAATCAGCGATTAAAGCCGCTAAAACGTCGCTACGGTGAAAAATTGGGTATCCTAAGTCTCTGGCCGCTTGATATTCCTTGTTATGGTCATTAATCGCCGTGGAGCAGATTACTTGCGGAACTGTTTGGCTACTGTTTTGAGGGCCCGGAGAATGAAATAAAGCTAAATTATTTGCCTCTTGACGGTGGAAAATGTGCGCTCCCGCTCCCTGTAGCCGTTGGGTAATATGGGTAGGACGTAAATCGGAGCCAGACACGGGTAAATTGCGTTTGGCTAAGATATAAGCGAGGGCTGACATCCCAATACCGCCAATACCGATAAAATGGAAAGGTTGGCCGTTAAAATTAACTTTTTTCACTGTTTTCACTCCTCAAACCCACGATTATATAAGTTTTAAACTCGATCGGTAGTAAAGTCAACCTCATGATAGGGGCATTTGGGCAGAATTCCAAAATGTTGCCCAGTCGCCTTGCAAAATCCTTGACGCAGAATTAAAATTTTTTCTCCCAATTCCTTTTTTTTTACTGAGCTTTCCCGAACGTCCGAACGTCCCGAAAATCGGTAAAACCCTACACCCTGCACCCCACGAAAAACTTTTTGCCGCAAACCCTAATTAGGGCAGCCATTCCAGTAAAATTCCCAGGGAGCTATCTTTACGAGCGCGGGAATTTTGGGCTTGAATATCGGCGGCTAAACGTAAATTAGAGGTAATCGCATAACCAAGGGAAAGAGTAGTTAATCCCACCTCGTTATCACCCCCCGGGGAGATAAAACTCTGACTGACGGTGATATCTGCTGCCCCCGTGCGAGAAAGGGCTAATTTGAGCTTTAATCCTAAGTTAAGCCCATCGGTGCTGTAATTTCCTGTTTGAATGTAACGATAGCCCACCATGGGAGCCAGATTGACATAATCACCCAAAGGGAGGAGATAGTATTGTAAATTTGCTCCTATTGCCGTCCTTTTGCCGTTAAAAGCCGTCTGATAATCGCCACTTAGGGTTAAACTGGTTTGACTGAAAAACACATCTTCTACCCCCAAAATCACGCCACTGGAATTATCCCTAGAAGGAAACTCTGTATATCCTAAACGGATACGAGTGCGAAAACTAGGATCGCGGCGAATATCTTCGGCGATATCGGGTATTTTTTCTAACCAACGCTCTAAAACCGGGCTTTCTTGCCGAATTTTCGGATCTAAGTCTAAATCCGTTTCTGCCCACACAGCACCACTCGCCCCCCATAATAAACCAAGAGCGATCGCATTTACAGAACAGCAAGAGAGCTTAAACATGATCTGCATTATACCCAAGAAGGCAGGAGGCAGTAGGCAAGAGGCAAGAGAAAGAATCTGGCAATAAAGCCTTTAGCTTAACAAATTACTGGTTACTGTTTACTGATCACTGAAAAGCCAGCACTCCCCCAAAGGTTACAATAAAAATAAAGATTCAGATTCCCCGTTATTCTTGAGAGGACGGGGGGCAGTAGGAGCAGCAATAGTGGTTAGAATATTAAAACTTTCGCAATTAAGTGATGCGGAACGGGCAAAACTTCAGAAAAGAGCCGAGTTAGATATTGATAACGCCCTCAAAGTCGCTCAAACGGTGATAGAAACCATCCGCGAGCGGGGGGATGCCGGCGTTGTGGACTATGTGCGGCGTTTTGACTACGAGGGTGCGACGGTAGAAAATATCAAAGTCAACGAGGCAGAATTTGAGCAGGCTTTTCAGTTAATTGAACCAGAAGTAAAAACTGCCATTGAACAGGCTTTCCGGAATATTCAAGAGGTACATCGTCGCCAAATGCCGGAAGAAACACAACTGGCAGAAATTGAACCAGGTGTCTTTGCTGGCGAAAAAATCTCTCCTATCCCCAATGTGGGTTTATACGTTCCCCGGGGCCGCGGTGCTTTTCCTTCGATGATGTTAATGTTAGCCATACCGGCAATGGTGGCAGGAGTGGAAAGAGTTGTCGTTTGCACTCCCCCCGATAAACAGGGCAACGTGGAGCCGGTTTCTCTGGTGGCGGCACGCATGGCTGGAGTCAGAGAAATTTATAAGTTAGGAGGCGTACAAGCGATCGCTGCTTTAGCTTTGGGAACAAAAAATATCAAAAGGGTTGACAAAATTACAGGTCCGTGCAGCGTCTATGGGGCGGCGGCCAAACGGTTACTGTTCGGCACTGTGGATGTGGGTTTACCAGCAGGTCCAAGTGAGTCGATAGTTTTGGCCGATGAGTCCACCGATGCCCGTTTAGCGGCCTTGGATTTATTAATTGAAGCGGAACACGGGGCGGATTCGGCGGCTTTATTAGTCACCCACAGTGAACAGGTGGCGATCGCTGCTAGTGAATACGCTCAGGAATACCTGCAAAAACTCCCAGATTGGCGACGGGAATTTTGTGAGGCGGGTTTAGCCGCCTATGGGGGCATAATTTTAACCGATAGTTTGCAGCAATCCCTCGATTTCGTCAATGAGTACGCCCCGGAACATCTGGAGGTTTTAGTTAGTAATCCTTTTGCCATTCTGGGCAAGATTAAAAATGCTGGCGAAATTCTCCTGGGAAATCATACTCCTTCCTCTATGGCTACCTACGCCATCGGGGTAAATGCTGTGCTGCCGACGGGAAGTTTTGCCCGTTCCTATTCCGCGGTTTCAGTTTATGATTTTCTCAAGCGCTCCACTTTGGCTTATGTCACCCCTGAAGGCTTTG
This portion of the Microcystis aeruginosa NIES-2549 genome encodes:
- the hisD gene encoding histidinol dehydrogenase, giving the protein MVRILKLSQLSDAERAKLQKRAELDIDNALKVAQTVIETIRERGDAGVVDYVRRFDYEGATVENIKVNEAEFEQAFQLIEPEVKTAIEQAFRNIQEVHRRQMPEETQLAEIEPGVFAGEKISPIPNVGLYVPRGRGAFPSMMLMLAIPAMVAGVERVVVCTPPDKQGNVEPVSLVAARMAGVREIYKLGGVQAIAALALGTKNIKRVDKITGPCSVYGAAAKRLLFGTVDVGLPAGPSESIVLADESTDARLAALDLLIEAEHGADSAALLVTHSEQVAIAASEYAQEYLQKLPDWRREFCEAGLAAYGGIILTDSLQQSLDFVNEYAPEHLEVLVSNPFAILGKIKNAGEILLGNHTPSSMATYAIGVNAVLPTGSFARSYSAVSVYDFLKRSTLAYVTPEGFEKLKETTKTLAEYEGFPAHKLAIQHREILL
- the murC gene encoding UDP-N-acetylmuramate--L-alanine ligase: MKKVNFNGQPFHFIGIGGIGMSALAYILAKRNLPVSGSDLRPTHITQRLQGAGAHIFHRQEANNLALFHSPGPQNSSQTVPQVICSTAINDHNKEYQAARDLGYPIFHRSDVLAALIADYDSIAVAGTHGKTTTSSLIGYVLLEAGLDPTIIVGGEVDAWEGNARLGQGRFLVAEADESDGSLTKHAPKIGVITNIELDHPDHYQNLSEVIDTFREFANQCQILVACLDCDTIAEHFRPTISYSLDPEKGADYTVSEIIYEQGMMKASVWEKGSYLGQMEVKIPGQHNISNALAVVAIGRYLGLEFAVIADAIATFAGAKRRFEHKGEANGITFIDDYAHHPSELLATLAAAKLKVEGKQYQRSIAIFQPHRYSRTTAFLEEFGAAFSSADVVVLTDIYSAGEVNINHVTGQQVVEQVRKHHKNAYYHPELSSLGQFLLEILQPGDLAMFLGAGNLNQVIPEMLSLYREQLAVRV